In Poecile atricapillus isolate bPoeAtr1 unplaced genomic scaffold, bPoeAtr1.hap1 scaffold_111, whole genome shotgun sequence, the DNA window tcaccagggacccccaaacccccccggggttcccccaaacccccccgggggttcccccaaacaccccccgtgccccccaggCTGTTTCTGTGTCGCGATGGACTCGGGGGTCCGGATCTTCAACGTGGAGCCGCTGATGGAAAAGGGGCACCTGGGTGAGGGCCCGGGGCTTTGGGGGTCCCCCTGCCCGGGGCTTTGGGGTCCCCCTGcccgggggtttggggtccccctgcCCGGGGCTTTGGGGTCTCCCTGCCCGGGCCTTTGGGGTCCCCTGcccgggggtttggggtccccctgcCCGGGGCTTTGGGGTCTCCCTGCCCGGGCCTTTGGGGTCCCCCTGCTCGGGGCTTTGGGATCCCCCTGcccgggggtttggggtccccctgcCCGGGGCTTTGGGGTCCCCCTGCCCGGGGGGGTCGTGGAGGGGGCTCGGGGTCTTTGGGtgcagaggaggagctggggaaggaggtttgggctgctctgggctcaggCCTGGGAGGGTGCTGCGGCATTTCGGGGGGCACCTAAGCCtgggggggtgtttgggggtctctgggtctgggggtggtggcagttttttttgggggggcgTGTTTTGGTGGTCCCTACTTCGAGGAGAAACATTTTTGGCCGTGTTTGGGGATATCCTGAAGGCAGAGATGCGTTTTTGGGACATCTTGGGCtattttggggtctcccagGCCTAGCGGGGGGagggctgaattttgggggagTCCTTTGGCTTTTTTGGGGAGTCTCTCCTATTCGGGGGTGTTGCTCtgctttggggggtccctgagttGGGGCTGTCCCCCCAGATGCGGAGCAGGTGGGCAGCGTGGGGCTCGTGGAGATGCTGCACCGCTCCAACCTCTTGGCCCTCGTGGGCGGGGGCAGCCACCCCAAGTTCCCCGACGCCTCAGGTGCGCCCCAAAACCTGGGGGGGTTCCCACATTCCCTGACAGATCTCCCAAAACCTGGAGGTCACCCAAAATCGGGGTTGTCTCCAACGCCCTCCTGGAGGGGTCCCCGGTTCTGGGGgagccccccggagcccccctGATGCCCCGGCCTCCCCAGTGCTGATCTGGGACGACGCCCGCGAGGGGAAAGACAAACTGGTGCTGGAGTTCAGCTTCCCCAAACCAGTGCTGGCCGTGCGCATGCGGCACGACAGgtactgggggcactgggagggactgggggcactgggaggggcggtggggggcactgggagcactgggagggactgggagcactgggaggggcggtggggggcactgggagggactgggagcactgggaggggcggtggggggcactgggagcactgggagggactgggagcactgggaggggcggtggggggcactgggagggactgggggcactgggaggggtggtggggggcactgggagcactgggagggactgggggcactgggaggggcggtggggggcactgggagggactgggagcactgggaggggcggtggggggcactgggagggactgggagcactgggagggactgggggcactgggagggactgggagcactgggaggggtggtggggggcactgggagcactgggaggggcggtggggggcactgggagcactgggagggactgggagcactgggaggggcggtggggggcactgggagggggcCGCAGTGGTGGTGGTTGTGCTCATGCAGTGCGCTAGGTGGGACTGGGGAGGGTAACTGGGTGAACTGGGAGGACTGGGGGGTAGCTGGGGGTCCCCTGAagcccccccgtgtccccaggctggtGGTGGCCCTGCAGAGCCGTCTGTACGTGTTCTCCTTCCCCCACCGCCCCACCAAGCTCTTCGAGTTCGACACCCGTGACAACCCCAAAGgtggggcaccccaaaaaccgcggggacaccccaaaaactgggGGGAAGCCTGAACTGGGGGCGCCTGAGAACTGGGGGAGCCTGAAACGTGGGGTGGACCCCAAGAATCTGGGAGGGACCCTAAAACCTGCAGGGACACGTTTGGGGGGGGGTTTGAGGGACCCCAAAGCCCCACCAGGGGATTCCCCAAAATTCGGGGATGCCTCAAAACCCCAGATGGACCCTGGGACcccagggggtttggggaggggggatttgggggggaccCAGGTGTTCAGGACAAGCTCCCCCCGTTCTCTTTGTTGCAGGGGGGGTTGGGAGGGATCCCAAAGTCCCAAGGGGGGGCACAGGAATTCAGGGGGAACCCCAAACTTTCCCCCAGGGGCTTCTCAAAACACAGGGAGGGATCCCAATAAATGAGGGGGAGCCTGGAACTCcaggggaaccccaaaaccttgggggaaccctgaaaCTCTGGGGGGCCCCAATGTCCAGGGGGGACTGCGATgttctgggggggatttggggagtccctggggtcctgggagggagcagggacactcCAATGTCTGGCTCGTCCCCCAGGGATtgtggatctctgtcccagTTTGGAACGGGCCTTACTGGTGTTCCCAGGACACAAGTGCGGGAGCCTCCAGCTGGTGGTGAGGGActtactggggatactgggagggactggagggggctgggaaaggcagagagggggactgggggtcactgggatggggctggaggggtctggagagcacagggagtgtactgggagcactggggtggtactggggaacactgggggatactggggagcactggggtgGTACTGGGGAacactgggggatactggggagcactggggtggtactggggagcactgggggtggtactggggagcactgggggatactggggagcactgggggtggtactggggagcactgggggatactggggagcactggggtgGTACTGGGGAacactgggggatactggggagcactggggatccctcaccccaatcccccccaggacctgGGCTCGGCCAAGCCGGGCACGTCCTCGGCACCGGTGACGATCAACGCGCACCAGAGCGAGGTCGGCTGCGCCGCCCTGAGCCCCACGGGCACCTTGGTGGCCTCGGCGTCGCGGAGGGGGACCCTGATCCGCCTCTTCTGCACCCAGAGCCGCACCCGCCTGCTGGAGCTGCGCCGCGGCACCGACCCCGCCACGCTCTACTGGTgccactgggagcactgggagggactgggcgCGGGGAATGGGAACTTCCAGGTGTCCCGTGCTCGAGCTGAGCCGGTGTCCAGACCCTGTCCCActgtcctgggggtgctgggaggaaATGGAGGTGGATCTGAGGATCTGGGGGACCTCGCCCCacctgattttggggtgctgccccctccctgccctgtttTAGGGGTTCCTCTGCCTGgttgagctgctcctgcagttctggtggtgctggggggctgtgggtggatctgaGCATCTGGGGACCCTGAGCAGGTTTTGGTCCCCCATCCCTGAcgaggttttggggtgtttgtccctccccagcctggcaTTCAGCCCCGACTGCTCCTTCCTGTGTGCGGCGAGTGACAAAGGCACCGGCCACGTCTTCGCCCTGCGGGGACACTCGGCTCAACCGGCGCTCGGCGTGAGTGGGGGGGGGTCAGACCCGGGGGGGgcaacaccccaaaccccccacaACCCCTCTGAACCCCCCCTTGCCCCCAGGCTGGCACGGGTGGGGAAGGTGGGCCCCGTGCTGGGCCCCTACGTGGAGTCCCAGTGGTCCCTGGCCAGCTTCACTGTCCCGGCCGAGGCCCCCGGGGTCTGCGCCTTCGGCAGGGGCGGCCGCAGCCCCAGCTCCGTCATTGGTGAGTGCCCcagaaacacccccaaaataccctgagggaccccaaaatacccctGAGGGATCCCAAAATACCCCTGAGGGATCCCAGGACCCtctggggtttgtttctttgggaaAGAAGGGTGGGCAGCCCAAACTGTCATCAGTGAATCctcccagaaacatccccaaaatattcccccGGGACCCAAATACTCCCTGGGAACCCCCAGTATCTtacccaggaccccaaaatacacccgAGGAACCCCGAACCCACCACAGATACACTTCAATGCCCCCAGCACCCGGTCCCCACCAAGGCACCCTCAAACTCCCCACCCTGAGATTTCCCCCCAAAAGCCTCCTGTGACCCCCCCCAACCACCCCCCTGACTCTCCCAGGAACCCCCAGGCCTCCACTAAaaccctctgggacccccccagggaccctctCTGCACCCCTGAACCCCCCCGTGGAGCCCCCatgaccccccaaaccctttccCAGCCGTGTGCGTGGACGGGACCTTCCACAAGTACGTGTTCAGCCCCGATGGGAACTGCAACCGCGAGGCCTTCGATGTCTTCCTGGACATCTGCGACGATGACGACTTCTGACCCCTCGCCCTGCGCCCCCCAAACCCCGGGGGagcccccaaaacctcccagagAACCCCAAGTCTCGCCCAGTCTCTTTATTGGTGTTTCGGCATAACAAAGGGGGTTTATAAAACTCTCAAAAAAAGGGGAGTGGGATACAAAACTGGGGTCCCCCCGCGTGCCCCGGCTGCGCCTGGGGCCCCCCCCACGGTGATTGGGGGGGGTGGTGTccccccctctgcccctccccccGTCCCTGGGTCTGGCCCAGCCTTTGGcccagggggggtttggggggtcccagggtgctggtgatggggggggggggaatggcACGTGTGTAGCCCTTTAAGAGTGGGGGGAGGGGtggaggggtcctggggtgggggaggggctcagaAGGAGGCGGTGGGGGGGTCAGTGCCGAATTTGAGGTGGTAGATGAAGGTCTTGGTGGGGAGCAGCACCTGGGGGGGGTGGGAGTGTTAGACAGCCCCCCCCACACTCCCTGGTGGTTCTGTGCCAGCCCATCCCACCCTCCTCATTCACCAGTGGTACAGTCCAAAGTGGGACTGCCCCCCCCATACCCTGATCCCTGATGGTTCACCCCAATCCCCCCCTACTCCCCCCCTTCCCAATGGTTCTTCCCAACCTTGTCACCCCCCCCCTCCCATTCTGCAGTGGTTCAGTCCAGCACCGCCCCCCCCCAGCAGTTCATTGGTTCATCCTGGTGTCCCCCATTCCCCTGCGATGGTTCACCCCACACTCACGGTGCTTTATCCACTGttaaccccccccccccgctaACAATGGTTCATTCCTAAagccccccccagacccccccgtGCAGGgagagcccccccaggacccccaggacccccggcCCACCGGGTGGGTGACGTAGCCCCCGCAGGGGTAGCACCAGGCCGCCAGGTCCCGCAGGCTCAGCACCAGGGGGTGCCCCGAGGCCCCCCCGTGTTCCAGCATGTGCCCCCCGATGTAGCGCCCACACAGCAcctgaggggcaggggggaCTCTGGGGGAGCAGTCGGGGCCCCTGAGGGCGCGGCGGCGGAGCAGGACAAGGGGCAGGGGACAGTTCTGGGGTGCagggggtggatttgggatgcaggaCGAGGTTTCTGGGGTCATCTGGGGACATTCTGGGGCACTTTGTGAATTGGAGGAGTTGGGAGCAGGAAGTGATTTCTGGCtgcttttggggtttggggatgacCTGGGCTGGGGTTCGGTTGCTTTCAGGGCCCAGGCAGTGCCGGGGGTGGGTTGGGGGTGCAGGGAGTGTTTTTGAGGGTCTCTGACCTGGTGGCAGCTCAGGCACAGCCAATTCTCGCGGCGGCTCCCGCAGACCCCGCAGGGGGGGGGCAGGATGTCCCCGAGAGCCCCCTCGGCCGGAGGGGGGGCCACGGCCCCCAGGTGGGGACAGTCCAGGAGGGGCGTCACGGCGTACAGCGCTCCCTGCCAGCCCGGAGACACGAGTGTGAGTGCTGCTGGGGCCCAAAATCCTCACGCCCCACATCCTCCTCCCCAGATCTACTCCCCAGGTCCTCCTTCctaaatccccccccaaaacccaccccaaacctcccctaaaaccctgtccccaaaccccctcccgAAATTCCCCCTCCCTAAAATCCCTCTTCCCCAAATGTGTCATTGCCAGAAACCCCCTCTCCCAGACCCCCAAACAACCTTCCCTACAAAAATCCCTTCCCTACAAAAATCCTTCCCTACAAAAATCCCTTCCCTACAAAAATCCCTTCCCTACAAAAATCCCCTCCCTACAAAAATCCCTTCCCCTACAAAAATCCTTCCCTACAAAATCCCTTCCCTACAAAAATCCCCTCCCCTACAAAAATCCCTTCCCTACAAAAACCCCCTCCtcaaaccccctccccaaatcccccccccacctcctccagctcttcctcctcctcccagcaggGGGCGGCAGCGGCCTCGGGGGCGTGGCCCAGCGGAGGCTCCGCCCCCGATCCCGCtttggccccgccccccggcGCGTCCCCGAGCTGCAGCGCCCCCAAGCGGCGAATGGCGGCGTCCAGGGGGGGCGAGCCCGTGACGTCATCGGCGGTGGATGTGACATCATCGCTGCCGTGCCCCTCCTTGGGGGGCTCAACTGGGGGAGCGAGGGATTGGTTGGAGGAAATTTGGGGGCGTCCCCGAGGGGCTCCAATGGgtgatggggctgggggggcccCATGGGGCTGGCTTGGGTTCTGGGTGAGGGGACCCATTTAGagttgggggtcctgggggtgtttaggGGTTCAGGGCTGAGAACTGGGGGGCTCGAGGGGGTCCCGGAGGTCCCTGTAGGTCTGGGATAGAGTTTGGGGATCTGGAGGGGCAAGGtcggggtcctgggggtgttggTGGTCCCGGGGGGCATTTGAGGGTCTCAGGGATGTGTGggggggatattttggggaggggtctcaccacgaggcagctgcaggcagctccaggagccccgCTGTGCTCGCAGGGTGCGGCTCAGGGCCCTCAGCGCCACTggctggggggtcccgggggggggcagtgtgggggggtccccaagcAGGACCCCCAGGCACTGCCCCACCCCCCTCTGCCGTCACTGCCAGGTTGTACCCGCCCTGCGAGACCCCAGAGTCAGAGacccccggcccccccccggTTACACCCCCCTGTCGGATCCCCAGCATCCCCCCaaggacagccctgtccccccagtGACTCCCATCCCCCCCAGAGGGACCCCCAGACCTCCTCTGCCCCCCCTAAACCCTGACTGGGACCCCCAGGCcttccccagaccccccccaacccccaaaGAAACCCCCCGGGGTCTTCCCATCTCCCCAAAGAGGGTCCCCAAGACCCTCCCAGGGTCTCCTCCAACCCCTCACAGGGACCTCCAtaccccccccaggaccctccaaGCCCTGAACAGCCCCcagggggaccccagaccccttTGGGCACCCCCTCACCTCAAGCACAAGCACGAGCCGTCCCCCGCCAGCCCCCCCAGCAGATGGGTCATGAGGCCGAAGGTCTGGGGGGACACCAGGCACCCCCCCAGAGGgtccccccggccccccgcGTCGAACCCGGCCGACACCAGCACCAGCTCTGGCCCAAACTGGGGGGGGCCGCGGCCGTCagggggggcacagggggcgGGACAGCCCCACCGGCCCCCTGAAACCCCAACGGCTCCAAATAGGGGGTAcagaccccccccccaaatggagccaggacccccccaaaatgtcACAACAGCTCCCTCATGGgacccaaaccccaaaatgaacccaagaccccccaaaaaggATTCCCAGAAAGGCTCAGCCCGCTGAAATCATATCAGACTCCCCAACCAACCCAGAACccgccccaaaatcctggaggGACCCAGGGCCCCCCGAAAGGGACACGACCCTTCCCCAGAGACCCAACCACCCCTGAAATGGACCCATATCCCCTCCAGACAAACCCAGATCCCCCCACAAAGGGTCCCACCCCTCCCACAGAGAGACCCtgcccccaaaacagccccagcccccctcGCACTGgtcccagcccccagcagcccccccTCACCTGGCAGGCCACCGCAGCACCAGGCGGGTCAGGGCCGCCAGGTACTCGGGGTCCCCCACGCGGGGGCCCCCCCCAGCCAACGTTCAGGGTGAAGCCGGTGCCAGGACCCCTCCCCCGGCGCCTCGGGgaccccccggcccccccgggaAGAAGGAGCCATCATGGCGGTGCAGGGACATGTACAGGACACTgtgggggggcagggggggtcagggaccccaaaacctctccccagagcatcccaaaatcccctcgggatcccaaatccaacccagaggatcccaaaccccccagcaccccaaaatcccctgtgATTCTAAACTAACCCAAAGCAGCCCAAACTCCCCGCAgcacccccaaagcccccagaccccccttgacccctccccagcacccccagcaccccccggaTCCCCAgagtcccctccccaggacccccaacaTCCACAGGATCTCCCCCAGAACCCCTGGGACCTGCTTGAGACCCCCAGACCCACTCAGCACCCCAagcatccccagcccccccacCTGGGGTCCTCTTCGAAGATCTCCTGGGTGCCGTTGCCGTGGTGAACGTCCCAGTCGAGGATCAGCACCCTGGGGGGCACAGCGGGTGTTGGGGGGGGGTGGGCaccccgggggggtccccgcAGCCCCTGGTCCCCCCGTACCTGAGGGGGGTCCCCGCCAGGCGCTGGGCGTGGCGCACGGCCACCCCCACGTTGTTGAAGAGGCAGAAGCCCCCGGCAGAGCTCGGGCGGGCGTGGTGGCCGGGGGGACGCAGCACGGCCAGCGCCGAGCGCACCTGGGGGGCACGGCAGTGTCAGGGGGACATTGGGACCCCCAGAACTCCATAGGGACTCCACAGAC includes these proteins:
- the LOC131574197 gene encoding LOW QUALITY PROTEIN: WD repeat domain phosphoinositide-interacting protein 4-like (The sequence of the model RefSeq protein was modified relative to this genomic sequence to represent the inferred CDS: deleted 1 base in 1 codon); protein product: MAQARGVNSLRFNQDQSCFCVAMDSGVRIFNVEPLMEKGHLDAEQVGSVGLVEMLHRSNLLALVGGGSHPKFPDASVLIWDDAREGKDKLVLEFSFPKPVLAVRMRHDRLVVALQSRLYVFSFPHRPTKLFEFDTRDNPKGIVDLCPSLERALLVFPGHKCGSLQLVDLGSAKPGTSSAPVTINAHQSEVGCAALSPTGTLVASASRRGTLIRLFCTQSRTRLLELRRGTDPATLYCLAFSPDCSFLCAASDKGTGHVFALRDTRLNRRSALARVGKVGPVLGPYVESQWSLASFTVPAEAPGVCAFGRGGRSPSSVIAVCVDGTFHKYVFSPDGNCNREAFDVFLDICDDDDF
- the LOC131574176 gene encoding histone deacetylase 6-like; protein product: MTHLLGGLAGDGSCLCLRGVGQCLGVLLGDPPTLPPPGTPQPVALRALSRTLRAQRGSWSCLQLPRVEPPKEGHGSDDVTSTADDVTGSPPLDAAIRRLGALQLGDAPGGGAKAGSGAEPPLGHAPEAAAAPCWEEEEELEEGALYAVTPLLDCPHLGAVAPPPAEGALGDILPPPCGVCGSRRENWLCLSCHQVLCGRYIGGHMLEHGGASGHPLVLSLRDLAAWCYPCGGYVTHPVLLPTKTFIYHLKFGTDPPTASF